DNA sequence from the Streptomyces canus genome:
GTCGGGTAGGTCAGCGGGTTGTACAGGAGCAGGACCTTCTCGAAGCCGACCGCCATGAACGTGCCGACGTTGAGGATCAGCAGCGTGATCATGGTGGGGCGGATGCCGGGCAGGGTGACGTGCCAGATCTGCCGCCAGCGATTGGCTCCGTCGATGCGCGCGGCCTCGTACAGGTCCTCGTCGATGGTGGTGAGCGCGGCGAGGTAGAGGATCGTGCCCCAGCCCGCGGTCTGCCAGATCTCCGAGCCGACGTAGATCGTGCGGAACCAGCCGGGTTCCTGGATGAAGCGGATCTCGTCGTGGCCCAGCCGTCCGAGGGCGTGGTTGACCGGACCGTCCGTGGCGAGCATCTGCAGGGTGAGGCCCGCGACGATCACGATCGACAGGAAGTGCGGAAGGTATGACACCGACTGCACGAACCGCTTCAGGGAGCGCCGGCGCACCTCGTTCAGCAGCAGGGCGAGGACGATCGGGATCGGGAAGCAGAACACGAGCGTGAGCCCGCCGAGCCACAGGGTGTTGCGGAACACCTGCCAGAAGGTGGGGTCGCTGAGGAACATGCGCACATAGCGCAGCCCCAC
Encoded proteins:
- a CDS encoding ABC transporter permease, translated to MSTSVKSASPPPGIEEPPGTVTRPAPRSGWRRALRRDWQLYSLAVLPLLFFLVFRYLPMIGNVIAFRRFEPGGSMFGEDWVGLRYVRMFLSDPTFWQVFRNTLWLGGLTLVFCFPIPIVLALLLNEVRRRSLKRFVQSVSYLPHFLSIVIVAGLTLQMLATDGPVNHALGRLGHDEIRFIQEPGWFRTIYVGSEIWQTAGWGTILYLAALTTIDEDLYEAARIDGANRWRQIWHVTLPGIRPTMITLLILNVGTFMAVGFEKVLLLYNPLTYPTADVISTYVYRVGVESNSFSYAAAIGLFEAVIGLVLITTANTLARRTVGTSLW